The following coding sequences lie in one Vitis vinifera cultivar Pinot Noir 40024 chromosome 19, ASM3070453v1 genomic window:
- the LOC109121490 gene encoding G-type lectin S-receptor-like serine/threonine-protein kinase At4g27290 isoform X2, with protein sequence MKFGRNTVTGLDRYLSSWKSTDDPSKGNFTYRVEPSGFPQLILRSGLAVTFRSGPWNGLRFSGFPEIRSNPVYKYAFVVNEEEMYYTYELVNSSVISRLVLNPNGYVQRFTWIDRTRGWILYSSAQKDDCDSYALCGAYGSCNINHSPKCTCMKGFVPKFPNEWNMVDWSNGCVQSTPLDCHKDEGFVKYSGVKLPDTRNSWFNENMSLKECASMCLRNCSCTAYANSDIRNGGSGCLLWFGDLIDIREFAENGQELYVRMAASELDAFSSSNSSSKKRRKQIIIISVSILGVLLLIVVLTLYIVKKKKLKRNRKIKHHLKGDEANESQEHLELPLFNLAALLSATNNFSSDNKLGEGGFGPVYKGILQEGQEIAVKRLSKHSRQGLNEFKNEVESIAKLQHRNLVKLLGCCIHGSERMLIYEYMPNKSLDFFIFDPMRGVVLDWPKRFVIINGVARGLLYLHQDSRLRVIHRDLKAENVLLDNEMSPKISDFGIARSFGGNETEANTTRVAGTLGYMSPEYATEGLYSTKSDVYSFGVLMLEIVTGKRNRGFFHLDHRYNLLGHAWTLYMKGRSLELINPSMGDTCNLSEVLRAINVGLLCVQRFPNDRPSMHSVVLMLGSEGALPQPKEPCFFTEKNVVEANPFPGEHMLYSGSETSITLLEAR encoded by the exons ATGAAGTTTGGAAGGAACACTGTGACAGGCTTAGATCGGTACTTATCTTCATGGAAGAGCACTGATGATCCTTCTAAAGGTAATTTTACATACCGGGTTGAGCCTAGTGGATTTCCACAACTGATTCTGAGGAGTGGCTTAGCTGTGACTTTTCGCTCTGGCCCATGGAATGGCCTTCGATTTAGTGGGTTTCCTGAAATAAGGTCAAATCCAGTTTATAAATATGCTTTTGTTGTGAATGAAGAGGAGATGTATTATACTTATGAGCTTGTTAACAGCTCTGTTATTTCGAGGCTGGTGTTAAATCCAAACGGATACGTGCAGCGTTTCACATGGATTGATCGAACACGTGGGTGGATCCTTTACTCATCTGCACAGAAGGACGACTGTGACAGTTATGCATTGTGTGGTGCATATGGCAGCTGCAACATTAACCATTCTCCAAAATGTACATGTATGAAAGGATTTGTGCCAAAGTTCCCCAATGAATGGAACATGGTGGATTGGTCAAATGGATGTGTTCAGAGCACTCCACTGGATTGTCACAAGGATGAGGGGTTTGTAAAGTACTCTGGTGTGAAACTGCCTGACACACGAAACTCCTGGTTTAATGAAAACATGAGTCTCAAGGAGTGTGCCTCTATGTGCTTAAGGAACTGCTCTTGCACTGCTTATGCAAACTCAGATATCAGGAATGGAGGAAGTGGATGCTTGCTCTGGTTTGGTGATTTGATTGATATCAGAGAGTTTGCTGAAAATGGACAAGAGTTGTATGTAAGGATGGCTGCATCAGAATTAG ATGCCTTTTCTAGCTCAAATAGCAGCTCCAAGAAGAGACGAAAGCAGATCATTATCATCTCTGTATCAATTTTGGGGGTGCTTCTCCTAATCGTAGTCTTGACTTTGTACattgtgaagaagaagaagctaaagAGAAACA GAAAAATTAAACACCATTTGAAAGGAGATGAAGCGAATGAAAGCCAAGAGCATCTAGAATTACCACTATTTAACTTGGCTGCATTACTGAGTGCTACTAATAACTTTTCAAGTGACAATAAGCTTGGAGAGGGTGGTTTTGGACCTGTCTACAAG GGAATATTGCAAGAAGGACAAGAAATAGCTGTAAAGAGACTGTCAAAACATTCTAGACAAGGACTAAATgaattcaaaaatgaagttgaatCCATTGCGAAACTTCAGCATCGAAATCTTGTGAAGCTTCTTGGATGTTGCATTCATGGCAGTGAAAGAATGTTGATCTATGAATACATGCCCAACAAAAGCTTGGATTTCTTCATTTTTG ATCCAATGCGAGGTGTGGTACTGGATTGGCCTAAGCGCTTTGTCATTATCAATGGGGTTGCTCGGGGGCTTCTTTATCTTCATCAAGACTCCAGACTAAGAGTCATCCATAGAGATCTCAAAGCCGAAAATGTTTTACTAGATAATGAGATGAGCCCAAAAATTTCAGACTTTGGCATAGCAAGAAGTTTTGGGGGAAATGAAACTGAAGCAAATACAACAAGAGTGGCTGGAACATT AGGTTACATGTCCCCAGAGTATGCAACTGAAGGATTGTATTCGACAAAATCAGATGTTTATAGCTTTGGTGTTTTGATGCTAGAGATTGTGACTGGGAAGAGGAACAGGGGATTTTTTCATCTAGACCACAGATATAACCTTCTTGGACAT GCGTGGACACTCTATATGAAAGGTAGGTCTTTAGAACTTATCAATCCATCGATGGGGGATACCTGCAATCTATCTGAAGTGCTCCGCGCAATCAATGTGGGCCTACTGTGTGTACAACGTTTCCCCAATGATCGACCAAGCATGCATTCTGTGGTTCTGATGTTGGGGAGTGAGGGTGCACTGCCTCAGCCTAAAGAGCCTTGTTTTTTCACAGAAAAGAATGTAGTGGAAGCAAACCCTTTCCCAGGCGAGCACATGCTATATTCAGGAAGTGAAACCTCCATTACACTATTGGAGGCTCGATAG
- the LOC109121490 gene encoding G-type lectin S-receptor-like serine/threonine-protein kinase At4g27290 isoform X1: protein MDTFTTLVVFFYAIFILRVSNAGDTITVDLVIRDGETITSVGGSFELGFFSPVDSNNRYVGIWYKKVSTRTVVWVANREFPLSGSSGVLKVTDQGTLVVLNGTNGIIWSSNSSQPAINPNAQLLESGNLVVKNGNDSDPEKFLWQSFDYPCDTVLPGMKFGRNTVTGLDRYLSSWKSTDDPSKGNFTYRVEPSGFPQLILRSGLAVTFRSGPWNGLRFSGFPEIRSNPVYKYAFVVNEEEMYYTYELVNSSVISRLVLNPNGYVQRFTWIDRTRGWILYSSAQKDDCDSYALCGAYGSCNINHSPKCTCMKGFVPKFPNEWNMVDWSNGCVQSTPLDCHKDEGFVKYSGVKLPDTRNSWFNENMSLKECASMCLRNCSCTAYANSDIRNGGSGCLLWFGDLIDIREFAENGQELYVRMAASELDAFSSSNSSSKKRRKQIIIISVSILGVLLLIVVLTLYIVKKKKLKRNRKIKHHLKGDEANESQEHLELPLFNLAALLSATNNFSSDNKLGEGGFGPVYKGILQEGQEIAVKRLSKHSRQGLNEFKNEVESIAKLQHRNLVKLLGCCIHGSERMLIYEYMPNKSLDFFIFDPMRGVVLDWPKRFVIINGVARGLLYLHQDSRLRVIHRDLKAENVLLDNEMSPKISDFGIARSFGGNETEANTTRVAGTLGYMSPEYATEGLYSTKSDVYSFGVLMLEIVTGKRNRGFFHLDHRYNLLGHAWTLYMKGRSLELINPSMGDTCNLSEVLRAINVGLLCVQRFPNDRPSMHSVVLMLGSEGALPQPKEPCFFTEKNVVEANPFPGEHMLYSGSETSITLLEAR from the exons ATGGATACCTTTACAACACTTGTAGTTTTCTTCTATGCGATCTTCATCttaagagtctccaatgcaggAGACACCATAACTGTTGATCTAGTAATTAGAGATGGGGAGACCATAACTTCTGTTGGTGGGAGCTTCGAACTGGGTTTTTTCAGCCCAGTTGATTCCAATAATCGATATGTGGGGATATGGTACAAGAAGGTTTCTACTAGAACTGTGGTATGGGTTGCCAACAGAGAATTTCCTCTCAGTGGCTCATCAGGAGTCCTGAAGGTCACGGACCAGGGAACTCTTGTCGTTCTCAATGGTACTAATGGCATCATTTGGTCTTCTAATTCATCGCAACCTGCAATAAATCCAAATGCGCAGCTTTTGGAGTCTGGAAATCTTGTTGTGAAGAATGGTAATGATAGTGACCCGGAAAAGTTTCTATGGCAGAGTTTTGATTATCCTTGTGATACTGTTCTACCAGGCATGAAGTTTGGAAGGAACACTGTGACAGGCTTAGATCGGTACTTATCTTCATGGAAGAGCACTGATGATCCTTCTAAAGGTAATTTTACATACCGGGTTGAGCCTAGTGGATTTCCACAACTGATTCTGAGGAGTGGCTTAGCTGTGACTTTTCGCTCTGGCCCATGGAATGGCCTTCGATTTAGTGGGTTTCCTGAAATAAGGTCAAATCCAGTTTATAAATATGCTTTTGTTGTGAATGAAGAGGAGATGTATTATACTTATGAGCTTGTTAACAGCTCTGTTATTTCGAGGCTGGTGTTAAATCCAAACGGATACGTGCAGCGTTTCACATGGATTGATCGAACACGTGGGTGGATCCTTTACTCATCTGCACAGAAGGACGACTGTGACAGTTATGCATTGTGTGGTGCATATGGCAGCTGCAACATTAACCATTCTCCAAAATGTACATGTATGAAAGGATTTGTGCCAAAGTTCCCCAATGAATGGAACATGGTGGATTGGTCAAATGGATGTGTTCAGAGCACTCCACTGGATTGTCACAAGGATGAGGGGTTTGTAAAGTACTCTGGTGTGAAACTGCCTGACACACGAAACTCCTGGTTTAATGAAAACATGAGTCTCAAGGAGTGTGCCTCTATGTGCTTAAGGAACTGCTCTTGCACTGCTTATGCAAACTCAGATATCAGGAATGGAGGAAGTGGATGCTTGCTCTGGTTTGGTGATTTGATTGATATCAGAGAGTTTGCTGAAAATGGACAAGAGTTGTATGTAAGGATGGCTGCATCAGAATTAG ATGCCTTTTCTAGCTCAAATAGCAGCTCCAAGAAGAGACGAAAGCAGATCATTATCATCTCTGTATCAATTTTGGGGGTGCTTCTCCTAATCGTAGTCTTGACTTTGTACattgtgaagaagaagaagctaaagAGAAACA GAAAAATTAAACACCATTTGAAAGGAGATGAAGCGAATGAAAGCCAAGAGCATCTAGAATTACCACTATTTAACTTGGCTGCATTACTGAGTGCTACTAATAACTTTTCAAGTGACAATAAGCTTGGAGAGGGTGGTTTTGGACCTGTCTACAAG GGAATATTGCAAGAAGGACAAGAAATAGCTGTAAAGAGACTGTCAAAACATTCTAGACAAGGACTAAATgaattcaaaaatgaagttgaatCCATTGCGAAACTTCAGCATCGAAATCTTGTGAAGCTTCTTGGATGTTGCATTCATGGCAGTGAAAGAATGTTGATCTATGAATACATGCCCAACAAAAGCTTGGATTTCTTCATTTTTG ATCCAATGCGAGGTGTGGTACTGGATTGGCCTAAGCGCTTTGTCATTATCAATGGGGTTGCTCGGGGGCTTCTTTATCTTCATCAAGACTCCAGACTAAGAGTCATCCATAGAGATCTCAAAGCCGAAAATGTTTTACTAGATAATGAGATGAGCCCAAAAATTTCAGACTTTGGCATAGCAAGAAGTTTTGGGGGAAATGAAACTGAAGCAAATACAACAAGAGTGGCTGGAACATT AGGTTACATGTCCCCAGAGTATGCAACTGAAGGATTGTATTCGACAAAATCAGATGTTTATAGCTTTGGTGTTTTGATGCTAGAGATTGTGACTGGGAAGAGGAACAGGGGATTTTTTCATCTAGACCACAGATATAACCTTCTTGGACAT GCGTGGACACTCTATATGAAAGGTAGGTCTTTAGAACTTATCAATCCATCGATGGGGGATACCTGCAATCTATCTGAAGTGCTCCGCGCAATCAATGTGGGCCTACTGTGTGTACAACGTTTCCCCAATGATCGACCAAGCATGCATTCTGTGGTTCTGATGTTGGGGAGTGAGGGTGCACTGCCTCAGCCTAAAGAGCCTTGTTTTTTCACAGAAAAGAATGTAGTGGAAGCAAACCCTTTCCCAGGCGAGCACATGCTATATTCAGGAAGTGAAACCTCCATTACACTATTGGAGGCTCGATAG